CTAGCAAGCAACACGACCCCTGGAAGGACGCTGGTCACTCAGCTAATCAGTTAGATCAGTCCGCTCGCGTCCCATGAAACCTAGGGACTGTCCAAGTCATGAACTTTGCAGACATCGTCGAGATCAATCCGGTACAACATTTGGTTGTAGTCATAGCGTGGTGTCGGGGATGGGTTACCCGAGAATTCTTTCGTATAAGTTCCCTCGAATAATAGGACCGGGGAGTCGGTTTGAGTGAGGTCGGCGTGAATTCGCGGATTGTAGAACGTGTACTGCGCGTGACTGAGCACCTTGACGGCATTTTCCCAAGGCCCTGTGGGTGCGTCGGCTTCGGCATACCAAACTTCTCCGATCAAGGATGGCTCACCAAATCGCTGCACAAATACCGTCACCCATCGCCTGCGGTATTCGCTCCAAGCGATTGATCCACTGTGCGGTTCAATCGGCTTGCCATCCTCTGCGGCGGGGATCGTCTTCTGCGGAGACAGTGGCTCCCATTTTGCAGGATCCTGCCACGCCTCAAATGTTGCTGGGAATCGAATCGTTGGCAGCGGGTCACCGAGTAAGATCCAACGCTGGCCATCGGCATCGGTCACGGTTGCCGGATGACCCTGTGGCAACACCTTCGGTACCTCATCGTTAACGGTCTTATTCCACAACACTTTGAGTTGCTGGAATTTATCCGTCGCTTCGTCCCAAACACACAGGCCGCGTTCATACGCCTCCAGAGGAGGTTTTATCTTGGCATAGAATGCGACAAGTTTCTGATCGCCCGTTTCGTCGGGGAGGCTCAGATATCCACTCAGCCAAGTGGGGCCGCTACCCGGCATCGGGGCGACTCCCCGCAGGTTCGATTTGTCATCGCGAAAGTAATCGTACTGCAGACGCACAGGCGGCTGTGGCAAATCGAGGGGCTGCAAGCTGGTCGTTGCACTACTGCTGTCGAAAATCCCTAACGGATACTTGGCCAGTGTGGTGTCGCCCCACAACCAAAATCGCTTTCCGCGATGCACGATCGTCTGCACACTGTCGGAACCGAATACGCCGCTCTCCTGCCACTCGAGGTCCTCGCCGAGGCGTTGGCTGTGAGCAAATTGCCCCGCACCGGTTAGTCGTCCGAGACGTTTCGCCAACATCGTGCGTGAGACCTCAATCCGCGCCGATCCGCCCAGCGTGGGTCGCAATCGCAGACCACGATAGCCAAATCCATCTGCAGGAGCCTCGTATCCATCGCTGCGAACGTGAAAATATACTTCGCGATCGAGCAGCTCCGGGGTGTCAATCGCAATTAGGCCGGCGTTGTCAGTGACGAATTTTAGGTGGTGAGTTGTCTCCAGAAACACAAGTGGCACGGGCCACCCGTTCTCCTTGTCAACGACTTCAATCCGAAAGGGCGTTGTGGTGGGCTCGGCAGTGCACCGATTCACGGCGATGCAGCATCCCAGGGCCAACGCGACGCAACAAGTGATTCTCGGTGTGTTGTTCATTCGAGCCATTCTAGCTACGCGTGATGAGTTTGCACCGCAGCATTCTTCGGTTGCCCGATCCCTGCCAAAAGATCCCCAAACCAAGGCACATTGATATCGAATGGCTTGCCGCCTTTGATCCTGTCGAATTCGATCGCACGCAGTTCGCCCCCCTGATCCTCGTCCTGACCGATCACGCCGCCGTCGCCGGCCAAAGCACACTCAACTGCTTTACGGGCACACTCACCGATCAGGGAAATGTCTTCCTGATTGGCGGCTGCGGCCCGGGCGTAGTAACCGCTCTTCTGAATCAGAGTCTTTTCGGCACCAAGCATCTCGGCGAACTGTTTACCGAACCACTTGCCCGGATTGACCGCGTCGAGCTTGTAATGGCCGAAGGCATCGCGTGGGACCACTTCACCCCGCGATTCCATCTCCTCCACGATTGTCTCCACCCCCGCTCCCTCAGAGATGAAAATATTGACGCAATCGTGTTGATCCATGACCGCCCGCAGACGCTGAGCTTCTGACTCCAGCTCAAATCGCATCTCAGGAATGTACACGCCATGCACGTCGACACTCTGCCGAGTCAATCCGACGGCAGGCAGGAATTTTGTATGATCGAGCCGCTCGCGATACTTCACGGCGGTCGCAGCAGTCAGCCATCCGCAGTTTCGTCCCATGACTTCGTGCACAATCAACATCCGCGGGTTCGCACTGTGTTCGGACACGATGTTTTCGAAAAATCGCGCGCCCATCTCTGCGGCCGTCCACGCACCCAAACTCTGCTGGATCGGGATCACGTCGTTGTCGATGGTCTTGGGTAGCCCCACCACCGTGAGTGCGTAGTCATTCTTGGCCAGAAAAGCAGCCAGGTCAGCTGCGGTGGTATTGGTATCGTCACCACCGATCGTGTGCAGCACGTCAACTTGGTCGGTACGAAGCCGCTCCGCAGCAACCTGCAGTGGGTCTTGCCCGGGCTCAACCAGTCCCCGTTTCACGCAGTCGTCCACGTTGGTCAATTTCACGCGACTGTTACCGATCGGACTGCCGCCGTGCTCGTGTAGGATTGCCGCCTTGTCGCGAATGTCAGGCGTGACGACGAAACTGTCACCCAACAGCAATCCTTTGTAGCCGGAACGGTAGCAGATAATCTCTACTTCAGGAGACGTCTCAGTGTACGTCTGGATCAGCGCACCAATGGCGGACGAGAGGCAGGGAGCTAGCCCACCCGCTGTGAGGATTCCAACGCGTTTGACCGACATGGGAGACTACTTTCCTAAACGTGAAGCGGATTCATGAACGCGGCACCAACCTGCAGCCTATGGTGAACAACATTCCACATAGGCGCTAAGCGTGCCCTCTAAATACTTGCTGACGATTCAGTTACGGCTCACCTTTCAAACAGGAGAGCCTGAGAGGTCAACAAATCGCAAAGGAATTGTCGCGGAAAGAACGCCAATGCAAAGGGGGAGACCGCGGTAAAATTGCCAGTGGTGTGACCTCTGCACAGAGTGTCCGGTCCGCGTTCCCAAAAAGCGGCCCGGCGACTGGGAGATTCATGGAGCCGCCGACTTGGGCACGCACCTATCGCGCAGACAAACCGTTTCCGCATGAAACGGAGTCGGCTGGACGAGCGATCTCGAGGCGATCTGGATTGCAGATCTGATGGCCATCTTCGTGAATCCATTTGCCAAAATTGTGATAATCCTTATTCTTGGTGTTGAGCGGTGTCCTGTCATCAGTGACGCTGACTGATATCTACATCATTCATTCGTGAGGCAACGGAGGGCCTCGGATCATGAGTGCAGCTTCCATCGCCGACGCCCCCCCCTCGCCCGCAGGTGAGACCCAGTCGGTAGTCCCAAGTCCATTGATGGTTGCGGATTTAGGTTGCCCGACTGCGCCGTTGGCAGCCACGCTCGGCGACTATGAATTGCATGGTGAGCTCGGTCGCGGAGGAATGGGCATTGTTTATGAAGCCACGCAGATCTCATTGCGACGCAGCGTGGCTATCAAAACTCTGCCATTCGCCGCCGTCCTCGATCAGCAGCAGGTCGCTCGCTTCCGTAACGAAGCGCAGGCCGCCGCTTCATTGCATCATCCGCACATTGTTCCGGTCTATGCAGTCGGTTGTGAACGAGGCGTGCACTACTACAGCATGCAGCTGATCGATGGAGACACCCTCGAACACACCCTGTCGGCGCTACAGGCGAATGAGGCAGAGAAACAGCGGGGAGAAAAACTGTCGGAATTGCGCCGCGAAGAGGCGATCCAGGCCGCCGCACAGTTGACGGAGGAACTGCATCACGGAGACAAGCCCGAAAAGAAAACACCCGCTTTCGCGGGACAGGTGACCTCGCGAGCGGTGAAGGATCACGGCAGTACCGTACAGTCCGTACGAGATCGCCGCAGCATTCACTCGGTCGTCCGGTTGTTCGTTGATGTGGCCGCAGCGCTCGACTACGCGCACGAGCAAGGTGTCGTGCACCGCGACATTAAACCCTCCAATCTACTCATTGATGGATCGGGAAAGATTTGGGTTGCTGATTTTGGATTGGCACGGTGCCGCGGTGCCGGCAATCTGACCGCCGACGGAGCCGCTCTCGGGACCGCGCGGTACATGAGCCCCGAGCAGGTCGCGGGACGCCCGCAAGCCGTCGATCATCGGACGGACGTTTATTCGTTAGGCATCACCCTCTATGAAATGTTGACCTTGCAGCCGGCGTTCTCGGCGCCGTCGCGTGAGCAGCTATTGCGGGCAGTCGAATCTCAGCAACCCACACCACCGCGGCAGCTCAACTCAGCGATTGAGACGGATCTCGAAACGATCGTGCTGAAGGCCATCGCCAAGAATAAAGACGATCGATATGCCACTGCGGGAGATATGGCAGAGGACCTGCGTCGCTACTTGGATGGCCTCCCCACCCTCGCGAGACGTCCGGGCAAGGTGGACCTGGCGTTCCGCTGGGCCCTGCGTCATCGCCAAATGGTTCTGCTCACACTGCTAATCTTCACGCTTGCTGCAGGTGGGCTGTCGGTCGCCACAGTGCGGGCGAAACACCAAGCACTGGTCGCACGCACCAACCTGCGATCGGCTTTTGACTTTTTTGATCGCTATAGTGCATTGGCGGTCACCAAAATGGCAAAGTTGCCAGGTGGTGAGGTGTTGATGCGCGAGATGTTGCTGGAATCTCAAAAGTTTACGGGGGATTTCCTGTTCTACGCCAACGAGGATCCGACATTCGTAGCGGAAACTGCAAAGGCTCGCTTGATGCAAGCTGCCATCGCATCCATGCTGGGTGACACGAAGCTTGCTGAGGAGCAGTATCTCAGGGCGATTGAACAGTTTGAAGCGATTGAGCAGCAACACCACGCTGACCGCGCTTTGGTCGCCGAGCATGCGCTTTGTCTCCATAACCTCGCGGCGATGCGGAAGAAGCTCGGCCGATACCAGGATGCGATGACGCTCTACGAGCGTGCTGCTGAGATGCAACAACTGGCGTTTTCAATGCCCGGAGCTGATTATCCGTTGGTGCCAAACTGGGCAGCGACACAAACGAATTTTGCCAAACTGCAATGGGAGCGTGGTGAAATCGACGTCGCGATCGCACGAATGACGCAAACGGAATCCAAGCTCGCGCATTTCATGAGGGAGGCCCCACACAACGTGGAACTGCGTCTACCCTTGGTCGAATGCCGCAACGCACTCGCCGGGTTGATGTCCGAATCGAACCCCACACTCGCGGAAGACCTCTTCCGAAAAAACATTGCGCAGTTGGAGGACGCTCCCACCATGCCGCCCCCGCCTCCACAATGGAGCATCGCGGGCGCCGTCGATTCGAGAAGCGAATTTGCATCGATGTCGCCGGTATGTCAACGAGCGGTCGCGCAGAATAATTTGGCAAATTTGCTGACTAAAAAGCAGGCCTTTACTGACGCCATCACGCTGACAACGTCCGCAATCGAAACCTTTCGGAGCGTGCTATCGAAAAATCCCGACGATCGCGTGGTGCAGCAACAGCTAGCCGTAACGCTCAATAACTATGGTCAGATTCTCTTTAGCCGGCAGGCGACCGGTGACACTGACGAGGCGGACGCGGCATTTGAGCAAGCTCAGCAATCATTCGAAAAACTCATCGCCGTCGACGATAGCGATCCTCATTTGTTCAGCCGTCTGGCTGGCGTGCTGCACAATTTGGCCATCGTCAAACAGCAACGGGGGGAACTCGACCTGGCCGTGAAAGATTTAACCAATGCGATCGAGATGCAGTCCATAGCGGTGCGGAAGGCACCGCTCAACACCGTTTTTCGGAACTATCTGCAACTTCATAGCGAGTCGCTCGATCAGCTATTGCACAAAATCAATCCATCGGCAAACTCGTCAGTGCACGGTGAGCAGGCGACTACAAGGAGGGTAGGTCTCGATGTTTTCTCATAGACGAACGAGTCAGGCAAGAAAGCGAAGCGAATCGCGAAGGCTCCGTGGAGTGCTGGAGACGTTGGAGTCGCGCAAATTGATGGCTGGCGATTTCAACGTTGGTTCATACGCAATCAGCAATAGCGGAACTACAGACGATTCGCCTCCCGTTATCGAGCGTACATTCGAAAACACGCCAGTAGTCGCTCCAGTTGCACCAACGAGCAGCGCCGCCCCGGCGAGCGTCGATGCCGCGTTAACTGCAGGGACGTCATGGACGCCCACCGATTTCCTGGCCAGCTGCCAGGCACAGGTTGCTGAAAATACCTCCCCGGAAACGATGAGTACGGAGAGTGGTCCCGAGGACGCGGACCTAAACGAAGAGGTTAAACCAACTCCGCTGCCGCAAATGCTGGGAAGTTTGACCGGCCACGGCTTACGGGATCGGACCTTATCAGGTGCA
This genomic window from Allorhodopirellula heiligendammensis contains:
- a CDS encoding pyrophosphate--fructose-6-phosphate 1-phosphotransferase, whose protein sequence is MSVKRVGILTAGGLAPCLSSAIGALIQTYTETSPEVEIICYRSGYKGLLLGDSFVVTPDIRDKAAILHEHGGSPIGNSRVKLTNVDDCVKRGLVEPGQDPLQVAAERLRTDQVDVLHTIGGDDTNTTAADLAAFLAKNDYALTVVGLPKTIDNDVIPIQQSLGAWTAAEMGARFFENIVSEHSANPRMLIVHEVMGRNCGWLTAATAVKYRERLDHTKFLPAVGLTRQSVDVHGVYIPEMRFELESEAQRLRAVMDQHDCVNIFISEGAGVETIVEEMESRGEVVPRDAFGHYKLDAVNPGKWFGKQFAEMLGAEKTLIQKSGYYARAAAANQEDISLIGECARKAVECALAGDGGVIGQDEDQGGELRAIEFDRIKGGKPFDINVPWFGDLLAGIGQPKNAAVQTHHA
- a CDS encoding serine/threonine-protein kinase encodes the protein MSAASIADAPPSPAGETQSVVPSPLMVADLGCPTAPLAATLGDYELHGELGRGGMGIVYEATQISLRRSVAIKTLPFAAVLDQQQVARFRNEAQAAASLHHPHIVPVYAVGCERGVHYYSMQLIDGDTLEHTLSALQANEAEKQRGEKLSELRREEAIQAAAQLTEELHHGDKPEKKTPAFAGQVTSRAVKDHGSTVQSVRDRRSIHSVVRLFVDVAAALDYAHEQGVVHRDIKPSNLLIDGSGKIWVADFGLARCRGAGNLTADGAALGTARYMSPEQVAGRPQAVDHRTDVYSLGITLYEMLTLQPAFSAPSREQLLRAVESQQPTPPRQLNSAIETDLETIVLKAIAKNKDDRYATAGDMAEDLRRYLDGLPTLARRPGKVDLAFRWALRHRQMVLLTLLIFTLAAGGLSVATVRAKHQALVARTNLRSAFDFFDRYSALAVTKMAKLPGGEVLMREMLLESQKFTGDFLFYANEDPTFVAETAKARLMQAAIASMLGDTKLAEEQYLRAIEQFEAIEQQHHADRALVAEHALCLHNLAAMRKKLGRYQDAMTLYERAAEMQQLAFSMPGADYPLVPNWAATQTNFAKLQWERGEIDVAIARMTQTESKLAHFMREAPHNVELRLPLVECRNALAGLMSESNPTLAEDLFRKNIAQLEDAPTMPPPPPQWSIAGAVDSRSEFASMSPVCQRAVAQNNLANLLTKKQAFTDAITLTTSAIETFRSVLSKNPDDRVVQQQLAVTLNNYGQILFSRQATGDTDEADAAFEQAQQSFEKLIAVDDSDPHLFSRLAGVLHNLAIVKQQRGELDLAVKDLTNAIEMQSIAVRKAPLNTVFRNYLQLHSESLDQLLHKINPSANSSVHGEQATTRRVGLDVFS